A genomic segment from Flavobacterium inviolabile encodes:
- the hisC gene encoding histidinol-phosphate transaminase, with amino-acid sequence MKTFNIEKLIRKNVLQIKAYTAARDEFQKTAPEMIYLDANENPFDNGVNRYPDPQQQDLKKVIAAFRNVSAAAITLGNGSDELLDLIFRAFCTPDQDNIITLPPTYGMYEVLAGLNAVENRTVLLTPDFQLNIPEILNRVDPNTKLLFICSPNNPTGNTFPEKAITSLLEQFEGIVVLDEAYIDFSETGSWLQKIVDYPNLIIIQTFSKAFGMAGIRLGAAYASEAITAILNKIKPPYNINTLTQEKALTLINNTKVKDKITLIKAEKENLIKVLLQINFIKKIYPSAANFILVQVDDAEKRYCQLIDKGIVVRNRNNYPLCQNCLRITIGTKEENNQLLIALQEMNRS; translated from the coding sequence ATGAAAACATTTAATATTGAAAAACTAATCCGGAAAAATGTGCTGCAAATAAAAGCTTATACAGCGGCACGGGATGAGTTTCAAAAAACTGCTCCGGAAATGATTTATCTGGATGCTAATGAAAATCCGTTTGACAATGGTGTAAACCGCTATCCGGATCCGCAGCAGCAGGATTTAAAAAAGGTAATTGCCGCTTTCCGGAATGTCAGTGCGGCTGCAATCACTTTAGGAAACGGAAGTGACGAACTGCTGGATTTAATATTCCGTGCCTTTTGTACGCCGGATCAGGACAATATTATAACGCTGCCGCCCACTTATGGCATGTATGAAGTGTTGGCCGGGCTGAATGCCGTAGAAAATAGGACTGTGCTGCTAACGCCGGATTTTCAGCTAAACATACCGGAAATCTTAAACAGGGTCGATCCAAACACCAAACTGCTTTTTATCTGTTCGCCAAACAATCCCACCGGAAATACATTCCCGGAAAAAGCCATTACAAGCCTTTTGGAACAATTTGAAGGAATTGTTGTTCTTGATGAAGCCTATATTGATTTTTCGGAAACCGGAAGCTGGCTACAAAAAATAGTGGATTATCCCAACCTGATCATCATACAAACCTTTTCGAAAGCGTTTGGAATGGCCGGAATACGTTTGGGTGCAGCGTATGCTTCCGAAGCAATTACCGCAATTTTAAATAAAATAAAACCACCGTATAATATCAATACGCTGACTCAGGAAAAAGCATTAACTTTAATAAACAATACAAAAGTAAAAGACAAAATTACTTTAATTAAAGCAGAAAAAGAGAATTTAATTAAAGTATTACTTCAAATTAATTTTATTAAAAAGATATATCCTTCGGCAGCAAATTTTATACTGGTACAGGTTGATGATGCCGAAAAAAGATACTGTCAGTTAATCGATAAAGGAATTGTAGTGCGCAACCGGAATAACTATCCGTTATGCCAAAACTGCCTTCGCATAACCATCGGCACAAAAGAAGAAAACAACCAATTGTTAATCGCTTTACAGGAAATGAACAGATCATGA
- the hisD gene encoding histidinol dehydrogenase: protein MNTLLYPSREIWADILKRPVAPFENIEATVKQIFKEVTAKGDAAVIKYTHFFDDVRLTDIQVTEAEIAKAAALVPEALKTAIQEAKRNIESFHMAQKTETIALETTAGVRCWISKKPIQKIGLYIPGGSAPLFSTVLMLAVPAAIAGCKEIVLCTPPDKNGQVNPAILYTAGICGITTVIKAGGIQAIAGMTVGTAAIPKVYKIFGPGNSFVTGAKQYAAQLGTAIDMPAGPSELLVFADESANIQFVSADLLSQAEHGPDSQVVLVTTTPEIAAAVKKEIQKQLTRLPRKAIAEQALQNSRFIVVENDAVALELINEYAPEHLIICSRQEAFFTEGIQNAGSVFLGNYSPESAGDYASGTNHTLPTNGFAKSYSGVNLDSFLKSVTFQKISPEGIQNIGKTIEIMAEAEGLQAHKNAVTLRLNELTDENI from the coding sequence ATGAACACACTATTGTACCCGTCACGCGAAATATGGGCCGATATCCTGAAACGTCCCGTAGCGCCTTTTGAAAATATCGAAGCTACCGTAAAACAGATTTTTAAAGAAGTCACCGCAAAAGGAGATGCGGCTGTTATAAAATACACCCATTTCTTCGATGATGTCCGTTTAACCGATATTCAGGTTACCGAAGCAGAAATAGCAAAAGCCGCAGCATTAGTCCCGGAAGCGTTAAAAACGGCAATCCAGGAAGCCAAAAGAAATATCGAAAGCTTCCACATGGCACAAAAAACGGAAACTATAGCGCTGGAAACAACGGCAGGAGTCCGCTGTTGGATTAGTAAAAAGCCTATTCAGAAAATCGGGTTGTACATTCCGGGCGGTTCGGCTCCTTTGTTTTCTACCGTTTTAATGCTGGCTGTGCCGGCTGCGATTGCCGGTTGTAAGGAAATAGTACTCTGTACGCCGCCGGATAAAAACGGACAGGTAAATCCGGCGATCCTTTATACAGCCGGTATTTGCGGCATTACCACCGTTATAAAAGCCGGAGGCATACAGGCGATTGCCGGTATGACGGTTGGAACAGCCGCTATTCCCAAAGTATATAAGATTTTCGGACCGGGTAATTCGTTTGTAACCGGAGCAAAACAATATGCCGCACAACTGGGAACAGCTATCGACATGCCGGCAGGACCATCGGAATTGCTGGTATTTGCCGATGAAAGTGCCAATATTCAATTTGTAAGTGCCGACTTGCTGAGCCAGGCAGAACACGGACCGGACAGCCAGGTTGTTTTGGTTACCACCACACCGGAAATAGCAGCGGCAGTAAAGAAAGAAATCCAAAAACAACTGACCCGGTTACCGAGAAAAGCCATCGCGGAGCAGGCATTGCAAAATTCCCGGTTTATCGTTGTTGAAAACGATGCAGTTGCATTGGAATTAATAAACGAATATGCACCGGAGCACTTAATTATCTGCAGCCGTCAGGAAGCTTTTTTTACTGAAGGGATTCAAAATGCAGGCTCCGTTTTTTTAGGCAATTACAGCCCGGAAAGTGCCGGAGATTATGCTTCGGGAACAAATCACACCCTGCCGACGAATGGTTTTGCAAAATCATACAGCGGTGTTAACTTGGACAGCTTTTTAAAATCGGTTACTTTCCAGAAAATAAGCCCGGAAGGCATACAAAACATAGGAAAAACTATTGAAATCATGGCGGAAGCAGAAGGTTTACAGGCACACAAAAATGCCGTTACCCTGCGCCTTAACGAATTGACAGATGAAAACATTTAA
- the hisG gene encoding ATP phosphoribosyltransferase, translating to MSTLKIAIQKSGRLNEDSLKLLRDCGISISNENDQLKTEATNFPLEVLFLRNADIPQYLLDGVVDIAIVGSNLLIEKGPQIPILEKLGFSKCRVSVAVPKNFTYASLSDLRNLRIATSYPETVKAYFETQEIPIALHEISGSVEIAPNIGLADAIVDIVSTGSTLFKNNLKEVAVILKSEAVLAVSPAIPEQQKKLLERFRFRVQSVLKAGKLKYVLMNVPDEKIQAISEILPVLKSPTIVPLNQNGWSSVQSVIDEAQFWEVIDKLKEIGAEGILVCPIEKMVV from the coding sequence ATGAGTACATTAAAAATTGCCATCCAAAAATCCGGCCGATTAAACGAAGACAGCCTGAAGCTGCTTCGTGATTGCGGTATCTCCATCAGCAACGAGAACGACCAGCTAAAAACCGAAGCAACCAATTTTCCTTTGGAAGTGCTGTTCCTGCGCAATGCCGACATTCCTCAATATCTTTTGGACGGGGTCGTGGATATTGCCATCGTGGGAAGCAACCTTTTAATCGAAAAAGGTCCGCAAATTCCGATACTGGAAAAATTAGGCTTTTCAAAATGCCGGGTTTCGGTAGCTGTGCCGAAAAATTTCACCTATGCATCCTTATCCGACCTCCGGAATCTGCGCATTGCCACCTCTTATCCCGAAACGGTTAAAGCCTATTTTGAAACACAGGAAATCCCTATTGCCCTGCACGAAATATCCGGCTCGGTAGAGATTGCGCCCAATATTGGCCTTGCTGATGCAATTGTAGATATAGTTTCCACCGGCAGCACCCTTTTTAAAAACAACCTGAAAGAAGTCGCCGTAATCCTGAAAAGTGAAGCCGTTCTGGCCGTTTCACCGGCTATCCCGGAACAGCAGAAAAAATTGCTCGAACGCTTCCGGTTCCGGGTGCAATCCGTACTGAAAGCCGGCAAGCTGAAATATGTGCTGATGAATGTTCCTGACGAAAAAATACAGGCAATCAGCGAAATCCTTCCGGTACTCAAAAGCCCGACGATAGTGCCGTTAAATCAAAACGGCTGGAGCAGCGTACAATCGGTTATCGATGAAGCCCAATTTTGGGAAGTCATCGACAAGCTGAAAGAAATAGGAGCAGAAGGAATATTGGTTTGTCCTATTGAAAAAATGGTCGTTTAA
- the hisH gene encoding imidazole glycerol phosphate synthase subunit HisH translates to MKIAIIDYGSGNIQSVQFALQRLGHNGILSADPEVIATADKVLFPGVGEASSAMNRLRKTQLDLLIPQLRQPVLGICLGMQLLCKTSEEGNTACLDIFDTAVVRFPNTVKVPQVGWNTLYNLRSELFKGIPEQEFMYLVHSYYAPLSKECIAAADYGICYSAALQRDNFFGVQFHPEKSGLMGEKLLSNFLKL, encoded by the coding sequence ATGAAAATAGCCATTATTGACTACGGTTCCGGGAATATCCAGAGTGTTCAGTTTGCGTTACAGCGACTGGGACACAACGGTATCCTGAGTGCTGATCCGGAAGTTATAGCAACTGCCGACAAAGTCCTGTTTCCGGGTGTCGGAGAAGCCTCCAGCGCCATGAACCGCTTACGAAAAACACAGTTAGACCTGCTCATTCCGCAACTCCGGCAGCCTGTTTTGGGCATCTGTCTGGGAATGCAGCTGCTCTGCAAAACTTCCGAAGAAGGCAATACAGCCTGTCTGGATATTTTTGACACTGCAGTTGTCCGGTTTCCAAACACGGTAAAAGTACCTCAGGTAGGCTGGAATACCTTATACAACCTCCGGTCGGAACTGTTTAAAGGCATACCGGAACAGGAATTTATGTATCTGGTACACAGTTATTATGCACCGCTTTCAAAAGAGTGCATCGCTGCTGCAGATTATGGTATTTGCTATTCGGCAGCACTACAGCGAGATAATTTTTTCGGCGTACAGTTTCACCCGGAAAAAAGCGGCCTTATGGGCGAAAAACTGCTTTCCAATTTTTTAAAACTATAA
- the hisB gene encoding bifunctional histidinol-phosphatase/imidazoleglycerol-phosphate dehydratase HisB — MKKVLFIDRDGTLILEPDDYQVNTFEKLVFYPEVFHYLGKIATELDFEMVMVTNQDGLGTAAYPETVFSSIQDFILKSFANEGIVFSNIFIDRSFPEQNSPMRKPKTGMLTSYLNTPDYDLTGSFVIGDRMTDVELAKNLGCKAIFITDHETLGSNEVAVPKEVLENSIAMRTASWKAIYEYLSRSRRTAAITRKTNETDITVSINLDGTGQSSISTGIAFFDHMLDQLARHGQIDLTLEVTGDLEVDEHHTVEDTAIALGEVFSKALGNKLGIERYGFCLPMDDCLAQVAIDFGGRNWIVWEAEFKREYIGKMPTELFFHFFKSFSDGAKANLNIKAEGTNEHHKIEAIFKAFAKAIKMAVKQDLEKRILPSTKGLL; from the coding sequence ATGAAAAAAGTATTGTTTATAGACCGCGACGGAACTTTAATCCTCGAACCTGATGATTACCAGGTAAACACTTTCGAAAAACTTGTATTCTATCCGGAAGTGTTTCACTACCTCGGTAAGATTGCCACCGAACTTGATTTTGAAATGGTAATGGTCACCAATCAGGACGGCCTGGGAACGGCTGCTTACCCGGAAACCGTTTTCAGTTCCATTCAGGATTTTATCCTTAAAAGCTTTGCAAATGAAGGCATTGTCTTTAGCAACATCTTTATTGACAGGAGTTTTCCGGAACAAAACAGCCCGATGCGGAAACCGAAAACAGGAATGCTGACATCATACCTGAATACTCCGGACTATGACTTAACCGGTTCCTTTGTTATTGGCGACCGGATGACAGATGTGGAACTGGCTAAAAACCTGGGCTGCAAAGCTATTTTTATAACCGATCATGAAACACTGGGCAGCAATGAAGTTGCTGTTCCGAAAGAGGTTTTAGAAAACAGTATCGCCATGCGGACAGCATCCTGGAAAGCCATTTACGAATACCTGAGCCGGTCACGGCGTACTGCCGCAATAACCCGGAAAACAAACGAAACCGATATTACAGTCAGCATCAATCTGGATGGAACGGGGCAAAGCAGCATCAGCACAGGAATCGCTTTTTTCGACCACATGCTGGACCAGTTGGCGCGTCACGGGCAAATTGATCTTACTCTGGAAGTAACCGGTGATCTGGAAGTAGACGAGCACCATACTGTTGAAGATACGGCTATTGCCCTGGGAGAAGTTTTTAGCAAGGCTTTGGGGAACAAACTGGGCATAGAGCGCTACGGTTTCTGTTTGCCAATGGACGACTGTCTGGCACAGGTGGCAATCGATTTTGGCGGACGAAACTGGATTGTATGGGAAGCGGAATTCAAACGGGAATATATCGGGAAAATGCCGACAGAATTGTTTTTCCATTTTTTTAAATCCTTTAGCGATGGCGCAAAAGCCAATTTAAATATCAAAGCTGAAGGCACAAACGAGCATCATAAAATAGAAGCCATCTTTAAAGCTTTTGCCAAAGCCATAAAAATGGCCGTAAAACAAGATTTAGAAAAACGAATACTGCCTTCAACAAAAGGCCTCCTTTAA